From the Jilunia laotingensis genome, the window ATCGGACGTTTCGTATTCCGCGCTGCAATGAAAAGAAACGATATTCAAATCGTTGGTATCAATGACCTTTGCCCGGTTGACTATTTGGCATACATGCTGAAATATGATACAATGCACGGACAGTTCGAAGGAACTATCGAAGCCGATGTTGAAAAAAATCTGCTGATCGTAAACGGTAATCCTATCCGCATCACAGCAGAAAGAAATCCTGCTGACCTGAAATGGAATGAAGTAAATGCAGAATACGTAGTTGAATCTACAGGTCTGTTCCTGTCTAAAGATAAAGCTCAGGGTCATATCGACGCCGGTGCTAAATATGTAGTAATGTCTGCTCCTTCTAAAGACGATACTCCTATGTTCGTTTGCGGTGTAAACGAAAAGACTTACGCAGGACAACAATTCGTTTCTAACGCTTCTTGTACTACTAACTGCTTGGCTCCTATCGCTAAAGTATTGAACGATAAATGGGGTATCAAAGACGGTTTGATGACTACAGTACACTCTACAACTGCTACCCAGAAAACAGTTGACGGTCCTTCTATGAAAGACTGGAGAGGTGGTCGTGCTGCTGCCGGCAACATCATCCCTTCTTCTACAGGTGCTGCAAAAGCTGTAGGTAAAGTTATCCCTGCTTTGAACGGCAAACTGACTGGTATGTCTATGCGTGTTCCGACTTTGGACGTATCTGTAGTTGACTTGACAGTTAATTTGGAAAAACCGGCTACTTATGCTGAAATCTGCGCTGCTATGAAAGAAGCTTCAGAAGGCGAATTGAAAGGTATCTTGGGTTACACTGAAGACGCAGTTGTTTCTTCTGACTTCTTGGGTGATCCTCGCACTTCTATCTTCGATGCTAAAGCTGGTATCGCTTTGACTGACAATTTCGTTAAAGTTGTATCTTGGTATGACAACGAAATCGGTTACTCAAACAAGGTTCTTGACCTGATCGCTCACATGGCTACAGTTAACAAGTAATTTGTTGTAATAATCTATAAAAAAGCTGCTTCGAGAAATCGAAGCGGCTTTTTTTTTGTAATTTTGCGTTCCTGTAATATAAACCCTATCAACATAATGGCTTATATGAAAAAACTAAGTATAACATGTATATTATTCTGTATAATTAGTATGATGAACGCTCAGAATCCTTTTTTTGAAAGATACAATACCCCTCACGAAACTGTTCCATTCGATAAAATAAAAACAGACCATTTCGAACCGGCCATTCGTGAAGGTATCCGGCAACAAATTGCCGAAATAGATGCTATCACCGACAATCCCGAAACCCCGACTTTTGCCAATACGATTCTAGCTTATGAGAACTCCGGTGAATTGCTTGACCGTGTAGTTACCGTATTCGACAATCTCTGCAGTGCAGAGACCAATGACACGCTGCAAGCGCTTGCACAAGAAATGATGCCTCTACTTAGTGAGCATGGCAATAATATCAGCCTGAACGAATCACTGTTTAATCGGGTTAAAATTGTGTATCAGCAAAAGGAGCAAGAGTCGCTCACTCCCGAACAATTGAAATTGCTGGAAAAGATATATGACAGTTTTATCCGTAATGGTGCCAACCTTCAGGGGGA encodes:
- the gap gene encoding type I glyceraldehyde-3-phosphate dehydrogenase; protein product: MIKVGINGFGRIGRFVFRAAMKRNDIQIVGINDLCPVDYLAYMLKYDTMHGQFEGTIEADVEKNLLIVNGNPIRITAERNPADLKWNEVNAEYVVESTGLFLSKDKAQGHIDAGAKYVVMSAPSKDDTPMFVCGVNEKTYAGQQFVSNASCTTNCLAPIAKVLNDKWGIKDGLMTTVHSTTATQKTVDGPSMKDWRGGRAAAGNIIPSSTGAAKAVGKVIPALNGKLTGMSMRVPTLDVSVVDLTVNLEKPATYAEICAAMKEASEGELKGILGYTEDAVVSSDFLGDPRTSIFDAKAGIALTDNFVKVVSWYDNEIGYSNKVLDLIAHMATVNK